One Desulfocurvibacter africanus subsp. africanus DSM 2603 DNA segment encodes these proteins:
- the cbiR gene encoding cobamide remodeling phosphodiesterase CbiR has product MPLINFLKKINSPRACSDAGAAWRLAAPSAVWPEALPGNCKKLAALPGRPVAEVGLCLFETKACLEYDLDDLPAWLAELGLSFHIHLPLDLPWQAGMHEVSTAIRGLIDKVGYLSPRCFVLHPPGPDLLPEVAALFRDLDIDPARVLLENVDGQDLTELAPVIASAGFSICLDLGHMLAFGQRHILDDPRLTGRVAMIHAYAPGPRGEHKSLALLDAEGLAVLAQCLTLLPPDGTLMVECFRPSDLLSSLQALGEILPELLDTSTACPGKAAT; this is encoded by the coding sequence ATGCCTTTAATCAATTTCCTAAAAAAAATAAATAGCCCACGCGCATGCTCGGATGCCGGAGCGGCTTGGCGTCTGGCCGCGCCTTCCGCCGTGTGGCCGGAAGCACTGCCCGGCAACTGCAAGAAGCTGGCCGCCCTTCCAGGACGCCCCGTGGCCGAAGTCGGCCTGTGCCTGTTCGAAACCAAAGCCTGCCTTGAATATGACTTGGACGACCTGCCCGCATGGCTGGCGGAGCTGGGGCTGAGCTTCCACATCCACCTGCCCCTGGACCTGCCCTGGCAGGCCGGCATGCACGAAGTTTCCACGGCCATACGCGGGCTTATAGACAAGGTCGGCTACCTCTCGCCGCGCTGCTTCGTGCTCCATCCGCCCGGCCCGGACCTGCTGCCGGAGGTGGCCGCGCTGTTCCGCGATCTGGACATTGATCCCGCGCGGGTGCTGCTGGAGAACGTGGACGGCCAGGACCTGACAGAGCTGGCTCCCGTCATCGCGTCGGCAGGTTTTTCCATCTGCCTGGACCTGGGCCACATGCTGGCCTTTGGTCAACGGCACATTCTGGACGATCCGCGCCTGACCGGCCGGGTGGCCATGATCCACGCCTACGCTCCCGGCCCGCGCGGGGAGCACAAAAGCCTGGCCCTATTGGACGCCGAAGGATTGGCCGTGCTGGCCCAGTGCCTTACGCTGCTGCCGCCGGACGGGACGCTCATGGTCGAGTGCTTCCGGCCATCGGACCTGCTTTCCTCCCTGCAAGCCCTGGGAGAAATCCTGCCGGAGCTGCTGGACACGAGCACCGCATGCCCCGGGAAGGCGGCGACATGA
- a CDS encoding bifunctional adenosylcobinamide kinase/adenosylcobinamide-phosphate guanylyltransferase produces the protein MIALILGGEKSGKSDFALEHLLAAQEPRLFVATGKALDPAFRAQIQRHRQERPTDIPVAEAGTDLAGVLSAAKGRYACVLVDALDFWLFACRQSPDPDGHVRALLACLDSWGESDIFLVSAEIGLGPIAATSETRAFVRALGELNRAVAKRADKAWLVAAGLPLQLK, from the coding sequence ATGATCGCCCTGATCCTTGGCGGCGAAAAGTCGGGCAAGTCGGACTTCGCCCTGGAGCATCTGCTCGCCGCGCAGGAGCCGAGGCTATTCGTGGCCACGGGCAAGGCCCTGGACCCGGCCTTTCGCGCGCAGATACAACGCCACAGGCAGGAAAGGCCCACGGACATCCCCGTGGCCGAGGCGGGCACGGACCTGGCCGGCGTACTGTCCGCCGCCAAGGGCCGCTACGCCTGCGTGCTGGTGGACGCCCTGGATTTCTGGCTCTTCGCCTGCCGCCAGTCGCCGGACCCGGACGGCCATGTCCGCGCGCTGCTGGCTTGCCTTGATTCCTGGGGGGAAAGTGACATATTCTTGGTCTCTGCGGAGATTGGCCTCGGCCCCATTGCCGCCACGAGCGAGACGCGGGCCTTCGTGAGAGCCTTGGGCGAATTGAACCGGGCCGTGGCCAAACGGGCCGACAAAGCCTGGCTGGTGGCCGCCGGGCTTCCGCTGCAACTTAAATAG
- a CDS encoding DHH family phosphoesterase: MSYFRKLGDKLPRMLALLKKDERWLIMINADPDAMASAMALKRIISRRVKSVAIGQINTISRPDNLAMIKYLRIPTHEISREQAEGFDRYAIVDSQPSHNPEFEGFHFSIVIDHHPVPEGRPNEADYVEIKPEYGATASMLTEYLYNLKIKPSRLLATALLYGIKSDTQDFEREFIDADIKAFRYLNKFADHAILRKIVRSEYHLSWLKYFNWAFRNLVMLPNGIHVHMHSVTNPDILVILADFFLRVHEVTWTAISGVYDGKLVIIFRGDGLGKDVGKVAKGLFGDVGSAGGHRAAARAEIPLKALNGAQADDFVLGRIDPGHRRRGLPHRLTHAC, translated from the coding sequence ATGTCCTACTTCCGAAAACTCGGCGACAAGCTCCCGCGCATGCTCGCGCTGCTCAAGAAGGACGAGCGCTGGCTCATCATGATCAACGCCGACCCGGACGCCATGGCCTCTGCCATGGCGCTGAAGCGCATCATCTCGCGACGGGTCAAATCCGTGGCCATTGGCCAGATCAACACCATCTCGCGGCCGGACAACCTGGCCATGATCAAGTACCTGCGCATCCCGACCCACGAGATCAGCCGCGAGCAGGCCGAAGGCTTCGACCGCTACGCCATCGTGGACTCGCAGCCTTCGCACAACCCCGAGTTCGAGGGTTTCCATTTTTCCATCGTCATCGACCACCACCCCGTGCCGGAAGGCCGCCCCAACGAGGCGGACTACGTGGAGATCAAGCCCGAGTACGGGGCCACGGCCAGCATGCTTACCGAGTACCTGTACAACCTCAAGATCAAGCCCAGCCGCCTGCTGGCCACGGCGTTGCTCTACGGCATCAAGTCCGACACCCAGGATTTCGAGCGCGAGTTCATCGACGCCGACATCAAGGCTTTCCGCTATCTGAACAAGTTCGCCGACCACGCCATCCTGCGCAAGATCGTGCGCAGCGAGTATCACCTGTCCTGGCTCAAGTACTTCAACTGGGCCTTCCGCAACCTGGTGATGCTGCCCAACGGCATCCACGTGCACATGCACTCCGTGACCAATCCCGACATCCTGGTCATCCTGGCCGACTTCTTCCTGCGCGTGCACGAGGTGACCTGGACGGCCATTTCCGGCGTCTATGACGGCAAGCTGGTGATCATCTTTCGCGGCGACGGTCTGGGCAAGGACGTGGGCAAGGTCGCCAAGGGTCTGTTCGGCGATGTCGGCTCGGCCGGCGGGCACAGGGCCGCGGCCAGGGCCGAGATTCCCCTGAAGGCCCTGAACGGCGCGCAAGCCGACGACTTCGTGCTGGGGCGCATCGACCCGGGCCACAGACGACGCGGCCTGCCGCACCGCCTGACGCACGCCTGCTGA
- the polA gene encoding DNA polymerase I produces the protein MSLKERLKLDQEPVYLIDGSAFFYRGFYAFRDMSRSDGFPTNALFVVLRLLIKLLREERPKHLAFVLDGPGKNFRHDLFKPYKAQRSATPEDLLKQNAPLRRGVELLGIPLIVSEGGEADDCIASLVTRLKAERPVVIMGADKDLNQCLDERVFIWDPALKSEKLATLESFRQEQGMEPGHWPDYQALIGDSSDNIPGVPGIGPKTATKIMAEHRTLEEIEAHLDELPKTLQAKLREHIKDAYTYRQLTRLRTDFCATLGLNELTWREPDWKQVQDFLAEYEFRSLPRELPQPTRAEPAVAAPAAPTEPINAQLSLFSPSANAAIAPAEAETPAAPPLPVREADQAFLLPGRQGRDVGLVMIDGAILLGIGHEELRWTGNVRDLCEALREAASVATPSLKDLLHASEDWFCLPLDRWFDLGLAAYLLNPEERSYDWQRLRDSLALDPDAEAVHPQANGLAAKALHDVLAKRLAAANLTELLRDLEMPLVPVLVAMEQAGIAIDKAAFESFLSEVNAQIGELTTRIHAVAEMPFNIRSNQQLAQLLFDRLGLKAKGKTPGGAQSTANPVLEKLRNEHPVVADILEFRMLEKLRSTYLEPLPKLADEQGRIHTTFNQLATATGRLSSSAPNLQNIPIRGPQGTRMRACFTAGPGCLLAAADYSQIELRVLAHMSQDPTLLEAFRHGQDIHARTAGLIFDKDAGQVAPDERRSAKTINFGLLYGMGPQKLAAELGIALAQAKEFIERYFVGLSKLKEFYDSIVKEAEQNGSVVTMLGRRRLLPDIHSRNDNLKAQAVRQAINTRIQGSAADIIKLAMIRAHADERIRELGGRLILQVHDELLLETPEATAQEAGARMKEIMAGIVELSVPLVVDMGVGRNWAEAH, from the coding sequence ATGAGCCTCAAGGAACGCCTCAAGCTCGACCAGGAGCCTGTATATCTCATCGACGGCAGCGCCTTTTTCTATCGCGGTTTCTACGCCTTCCGGGACATGAGCCGCTCGGACGGCTTTCCGACCAATGCGCTGTTCGTGGTGCTGCGCCTGCTCATCAAGCTGTTGCGCGAGGAGCGGCCGAAACACCTGGCTTTCGTGCTGGACGGGCCGGGCAAGAACTTCCGCCACGATTTGTTCAAGCCCTACAAGGCCCAGCGTTCGGCCACGCCCGAGGATCTCCTGAAGCAGAACGCGCCCCTGCGCCGGGGCGTGGAGCTGCTGGGCATCCCGCTCATCGTGTCCGAGGGCGGCGAGGCCGACGACTGCATCGCCAGCCTTGTGACCAGGCTCAAGGCCGAGCGGCCCGTGGTCATCATGGGCGCGGATAAGGACCTCAATCAGTGCCTGGACGAGCGCGTGTTCATCTGGGACCCGGCGCTCAAGAGCGAAAAGCTCGCCACTCTGGAGTCCTTCCGCCAGGAACAGGGCATGGAGCCCGGCCATTGGCCCGACTACCAGGCCCTGATCGGCGATTCCAGCGACAACATCCCCGGCGTGCCGGGCATCGGCCCCAAGACCGCGACCAAGATCATGGCCGAACACCGCACGCTGGAGGAGATCGAGGCCCACCTGGACGAACTGCCCAAAACCTTGCAGGCCAAGCTGCGCGAGCACATCAAGGACGCCTACACCTACCGCCAGCTGACCCGCCTGCGCACGGACTTCTGCGCCACTCTCGGCCTCAATGAGCTGACCTGGCGCGAGCCGGACTGGAAGCAGGTCCAGGACTTCCTGGCCGAGTACGAGTTCCGCTCCCTGCCGCGCGAACTGCCCCAACCCACGCGCGCCGAACCGGCCGTGGCCGCGCCAGCCGCGCCCACCGAACCCATCAACGCGCAGCTCTCCCTGTTCAGCCCCAGCGCGAATGCCGCCATCGCCCCAGCCGAAGCCGAAACCCCTGCCGCGCCGCCCCTGCCCGTGCGCGAGGCGGATCAGGCCTTCCTGCTGCCTGGACGCCAGGGCCGCGACGTAGGCTTGGTGATGATCGACGGCGCGATCCTGCTGGGCATCGGTCACGAGGAGCTGCGCTGGACCGGCAACGTCCGCGACCTGTGCGAGGCCCTGCGCGAGGCCGCATCCGTGGCCACGCCGTCCCTGAAGGATCTGCTGCATGCCTCGGAGGACTGGTTCTGCCTGCCCCTGGACCGATGGTTCGACCTGGGGCTGGCAGCCTACCTGCTGAATCCCGAGGAGCGCAGCTACGACTGGCAGCGGTTGCGCGACAGCCTGGCCCTGGACCCCGACGCCGAGGCCGTGCACCCGCAGGCTAACGGACTGGCCGCCAAGGCCCTGCACGACGTGCTGGCCAAGCGGCTGGCCGCCGCGAACCTGACCGAGCTCCTGCGCGACCTGGAGATGCCGCTCGTCCCGGTGCTGGTGGCCATGGAGCAGGCCGGCATCGCCATCGACAAGGCCGCCTTCGAATCATTCCTGTCCGAGGTCAACGCGCAGATCGGCGAGCTGACCACGCGCATCCACGCAGTGGCCGAGATGCCTTTCAACATCCGCTCGAACCAGCAGCTCGCCCAGCTCCTGTTCGACCGCCTGGGCCTGAAGGCCAAGGGCAAGACGCCCGGCGGCGCGCAGTCCACGGCCAACCCGGTGCTGGAAAAGCTGCGCAACGAGCATCCGGTGGTGGCGGACATCCTGGAATTCCGCATGCTGGAGAAGCTGCGCTCCACCTATCTGGAGCCGCTGCCCAAACTGGCCGACGAGCAGGGACGCATCCACACGACCTTCAATCAATTGGCCACGGCCACGGGCCGTTTGTCCTCCAGCGCGCCCAACCTGCAGAACATCCCCATACGCGGGCCGCAGGGCACGCGCATGCGCGCCTGCTTCACGGCCGGGCCTGGCTGCCTGCTGGCGGCGGCCGACTACTCGCAGATCGAGCTGCGCGTACTGGCGCACATGTCCCAGGACCCCACGCTGCTGGAAGCCTTCCGCCACGGCCAGGACATCCACGCGCGAACGGCCGGGCTCATCTTCGACAAGGACGCGGGACAGGTCGCGCCCGACGAACGCCGCTCGGCCAAAACCATCAACTTCGGCCTGCTCTACGGAATGGGTCCGCAAAAGCTTGCGGCCGAGCTGGGCATCGCCCTGGCCCAGGCCAAGGAGTTCATCGAACGCTATTTCGTGGGTCTGAGTAAACTCAAGGAGTTCTACGACTCCATCGTGAAGGAAGCCGAACAAAACGGCTCCGTGGTGACCATGCTCGGCCGCAGGCGGCTGCTGCCCGACATCCACTCACGCAACGACAACCTGAAAGCCCAGGCCGTGCGACAGGCCATCAACACGCGCATCCAGGGCAGCGCGGCGGATATTATTAAGCTAGCCATGATCCGCGCGCATGCGGACGAGAGGATACGAGAGCTGGGCGGACGGCTGATATTGCAGGTGCATGACGAACTGCTGCTGGAAACTCCGGAAGCGACGGCGCAGGAGGCCGGAGCTAGGATGAAAGAGATCATGGCCGGGATCGTGGAATTGAGTGTGCCGTTGGTGGTGGATATGGGAGTGGGGAGGAATTGGGCGGAGGCGCATTAA
- a CDS encoding RES family NAD+ phosphorylase has translation MRVWRLFRMVEADSALTGLGEEIVGGRWNSPGRPVVYAAGNLSLAVLEIMANVDYVTLQRDGYCYCSLDFPEEIVGRVSIEELPEDWRTPQHPCLKDVGDRWLAEGRTAVLEVPSAVVPIEMNYLLNPEHEAYAIVAAGEAVRFEFDGRLVQCK, from the coding sequence ATGCGCGTCTGGCGTTTGTTCAGGATGGTCGAGGCAGACTCGGCACTGACCGGCCTGGGTGAGGAGATCGTGGGCGGCCGCTGGAACTCCCCTGGCAGACCGGTTGTTTACGCTGCGGGCAATCTCTCGCTGGCTGTGCTGGAGATCATGGCCAATGTCGATTACGTCACGCTGCAAAGAGACGGCTATTGCTACTGCTCGCTGGATTTCCCCGAGGAGATCGTCGGCCGAGTCTCAATCGAGGAATTGCCAGAGGACTGGCGCACGCCCCAGCATCCATGCCTGAAGGACGTCGGCGACCGCTGGCTGGCGGAAGGCAGGACAGCGGTGCTGGAGGTGCCGAGCGCTGTCGTGCCGATCGAAATGAACTATCTGCTGAACCCGGAGCATGAAGCGTATGCCATAGTCGCAGCAGGAGAGGCTGTGCGGTTCGAATTTGATGGAAGGCTGGTCCAGTGTAAGTAG
- a CDS encoding split-Soret cytochrome c — MKISRRKALGIVGCTVVGGTMAATMGTSLAFTQKDKEFSWTPHKLDPAESALVGYNGYYYKGLGCCYGAFYGIVGIMGERYGAPYSQFPFSMMEVGKSGISEWGTICGALLGAASAFALFWGREERDPMVTELFRWYQQAAFPIFEPSEATNPKGVKGPIPTSVSGSPLCHISVSKWCYETKIEAGSKERGERCARLTADVTAKAIEIMNAKIDGKFAALYGSTDAEKSCVECHGKGKEAAYNKTKMDCTPCHSGSEHSTNKFKDHP, encoded by the coding sequence ATGAAAATCTCTAGACGTAAGGCTTTGGGAATCGTTGGATGCACTGTTGTAGGTGGCACCATGGCCGCAACGATGGGCACCAGCTTGGCATTCACGCAGAAGGACAAGGAGTTTTCCTGGACGCCGCATAAGCTGGACCCGGCTGAAAGCGCTCTGGTTGGCTACAATGGTTATTACTACAAAGGCCTCGGATGCTGCTACGGCGCTTTCTATGGCATTGTAGGAATCATGGGCGAGCGTTATGGAGCGCCCTATAGCCAGTTCCCCTTCAGCATGATGGAAGTGGGCAAGAGCGGCATCTCCGAGTGGGGCACCATCTGCGGCGCGCTGCTCGGCGCGGCCAGCGCCTTCGCCCTGTTCTGGGGCCGCGAGGAACGTGATCCGATGGTCACGGAGCTCTTCCGCTGGTACCAGCAGGCCGCCTTCCCCATTTTCGAGCCGAGCGAAGCCACGAACCCCAAGGGCGTGAAGGGCCCGATCCCCACCTCGGTCAGCGGCTCCCCGCTGTGCCACATTTCCGTTAGCAAGTGGTGCTACGAGACCAAGATCGAGGCAGGCAGCAAGGAGCGCGGCGAGCGTTGCGCCCGCCTCACCGCCGACGTGACCGCGAAGGCCATCGAGATCATGAACGCCAAGATCGACGGCAAGTTCGCTGCCCTCTACGGCTCGACCGACGCTGAGAAGTCCTGCGTGGAATGCCACGGCAAGGGCAAGGAAGCGGCTTACAACAAGACCAAGATGGACTGCACGCCCTGTCACTCCGGCAGCGAGCACTCCACGAACAAGTTCAAGGACCATCCCTAG
- a CDS encoding pyridoxal-phosphate-dependent aminotransferase family protein yields the protein MLNRLRLLTPGPTPMPEEVRLAMARDMIHHRKPAFKEIMARVQEGLRVLFGTQQPVLSLSCSGSGAMAAAVSNLFSPGERVIVAEAGKFGERWVEIAEHRGLQVTRMSFEWGTAVDPARVAEELAAGKAKGGYAGLLVQVSETSTGVLHPLRELAKLTRDTDTLLLADGISAVGVSPCPLDEWGMDCLVTGSQKGLMLPPGLAFAALSEKAWRKAENVTPGCYYFDLKEERAACDKQQTRFTSAVGLMVGLDVALELLLTPGLAALYRKQWALTRMARVGIAAMGLPLYAAEHYTWGLTALAMPKGVDSSKVLAAAAKEHNVIMAGGQGHMKNYMVRVGHMGYVDFGDLAAGLFALASALQAQGVRMAAPDYLEQALAAYTKGLTEEPPLP from the coding sequence ATGCTGAATAGATTGCGACTGCTCACGCCCGGCCCCACGCCCATGCCCGAGGAAGTCCGCCTGGCCATGGCCCGTGACATGATCCACCACCGCAAGCCGGCCTTCAAAGAAATCATGGCCCGCGTGCAGGAGGGCCTGCGCGTGCTGTTCGGCACGCAGCAGCCGGTGCTGTCCCTGTCCTGCTCGGGTTCCGGGGCCATGGCCGCGGCCGTGTCTAACCTCTTTTCGCCCGGCGAGCGGGTCATCGTGGCCGAGGCCGGCAAGTTCGGCGAGCGCTGGGTGGAGATAGCCGAGCATCGCGGCCTGCAGGTCACGCGCATGTCCTTCGAGTGGGGCACTGCCGTGGACCCGGCGCGCGTGGCCGAAGAGTTGGCCGCAGGCAAGGCTAAGGGCGGCTACGCGGGCTTGCTCGTGCAGGTCTCCGAGACCTCCACGGGCGTGCTGCACCCGCTGCGCGAACTGGCCAAGCTCACGCGCGACACGGACACCCTGCTGCTGGCCGACGGCATCTCGGCCGTGGGCGTGTCGCCCTGCCCGCTGGACGAATGGGGCATGGACTGCCTGGTGACAGGCTCGCAAAAGGGACTCATGCTCCCGCCTGGCCTGGCCTTCGCCGCCCTGTCCGAAAAAGCCTGGCGCAAGGCCGAAAACGTCACGCCGGGTTGTTATTATTTCGATCTCAAGGAGGAGCGCGCGGCCTGCGACAAGCAGCAGACGCGCTTCACATCGGCCGTCGGCCTCATGGTCGGACTGGATGTGGCCCTGGAGCTGCTCTTGACGCCTGGATTGGCGGCCCTATATCGCAAGCAGTGGGCGCTGACCCGCATGGCGCGGGTCGGCATCGCAGCCATGGGCCTGCCGCTCTACGCGGCCGAGCACTACACCTGGGGCCTGACCGCCCTGGCCATGCCCAAGGGCGTGGACAGCTCCAAGGTGCTGGCCGCCGCGGCCAAGGAGCACAACGTGATCATGGCCGGCGGGCAGGGGCACATGAAGAACTACATGGTCCGCGTGGGCCACATGGGCTACGTGGACTTCGGAGATCTGGCCGCCGGGCTCTTCGCCTTGGCCAGCGCGTTGCAGGCCCAGGGTGTGCGCATGGCCGCGCCCGATTATCTGGAGCAGGCCCTGGCCGCCTACACCAAGGGCCTTACGGAAGAGCCGCCGCTTCCATAA
- a CDS encoding DUF1844 domain-containing protein: MASETTSSCTCGKQGSHVHMPQVTFSTFILSLCSSGLVQLGEVPDPESGRTVENLDMAKHTIDILAMLKDKTSKCLEPEEERLLADILYELRVKYCAKRK; the protein is encoded by the coding sequence ATGGCCAGCGAAACCACCTCCAGTTGCACGTGCGGCAAGCAGGGCTCTCACGTGCACATGCCGCAAGTGACCTTCTCCACGTTCATTCTCTCCCTGTGCTCGTCGGGGCTCGTGCAGTTGGGCGAGGTGCCGGACCCGGAATCGGGCCGCACGGTCGAGAATCTGGACATGGCCAAGCATACCATCGACATATTGGCCATGCTGAAAGATAAGACATCCAAGTGCCTGGAGCCCGAGGAAGAACGGCTTTTGGCCGACATCCTCTACGAGCTGCGCGTGAAGTACTGCGCCAAGCGCAAGTAG
- the argC gene encoding N-acetyl-gamma-glutamyl-phosphate reductase yields the protein MNATKRAGLVGVTGYTGMELTRLLAGHEGIELVRATSRSEAGKPLSAIYPFLQGTKLAGLTITQPDIADLRENCDIVFLAVPHATAMDMAGQLLDAGARVVDLSADFRLRDPAVYQTWYKHEHSRTDILPQAVYGLVELYREDVRKARLVANPGCYPTSSILALYPALAEGLVETDDIVIDAKSGATGAGRKASLGSLFCEVSDTFRAYNLGKHRHTPEIEQEVSRIAGQDILLSFNTHLLPINRGILSTIYTRLKKGVDPAAVRAAYEKHYAGEAWVRLLPAGALPETRFVRGTMFCDIGLVTDPRTGRLIILSAIDNLCRGASGQALANANLMLGLPENMGLNLAPMVP from the coding sequence ATGAACGCGACGAAACGGGCCGGCCTCGTGGGCGTGACCGGCTACACGGGCATGGAATTGACCCGGCTCCTGGCCGGGCACGAGGGCATCGAACTGGTGCGGGCCACCTCCCGTTCCGAGGCTGGCAAGCCCCTGTCCGCCATCTATCCCTTCCTGCAGGGCACAAAGCTCGCTGGTTTGACCATTACCCAGCCCGACATCGCGGACCTGCGCGAGAACTGCGACATCGTCTTCCTGGCCGTGCCGCACGCGACCGCCATGGACATGGCCGGTCAGCTCCTGGACGCCGGCGCGCGCGTGGTGGACCTGTCCGCCGATTTCCGCCTGCGCGATCCGGCCGTGTACCAGACCTGGTACAAGCACGAGCACTCGCGCACGGACATCCTGCCCCAGGCGGTCTACGGCCTCGTGGAGCTGTACCGCGAGGACGTGCGCAAGGCGCGGCTGGTTGCCAACCCAGGCTGTTACCCAACCTCGTCCATCCTGGCCCTGTACCCGGCCCTGGCCGAAGGTCTGGTCGAGACGGACGACATCGTCATCGACGCCAAGTCCGGAGCTACGGGCGCGGGCCGCAAAGCCAGCCTGGGCTCGCTGTTCTGCGAGGTGTCCGACACCTTCAGGGCTTACAACCTGGGCAAGCACCGCCACACGCCCGAGATCGAGCAGGAAGTCTCGCGCATCGCAGGCCAGGACATCCTGCTGTCCTTCAACACGCACCTGCTGCCCATCAACCGGGGCATCCTGTCCACGATCTACACGCGGCTCAAGAAGGGCGTGGACCCGGCCGCCGTACGCGCGGCCTATGAGAAGCACTACGCGGGCGAAGCCTGGGTGCGCCTGCTGCCGGCCGGCGCATTGCCCGAGACCCGTTTCGTGCGCGGAACCATGTTCTGCGACATCGGCCTGGTGACCGACCCGCGCACCGGACGGCTGATCATCCTCTCGGCCATCGACAACCTCTGCCGCGGCGCGTCCGGCCAAGCCCTGGCCAACGCCAATCTCATGCTCGGCCTGCCCGAGAACATGGGGCTGAATCTAGCGCCGATGGTGCCGTAA
- a CDS encoding ABC transporter permease produces the protein MLASLHRVRALIIKEILALVRDKRSRIVLIAPPTIQLLVFSFAASLEVRNVSLAVLNQDTGAWSTELVQRFAGSRTFDDLRFLRGQQEIVEVMDSREVLVVLHIPQDFSRDIAAGRTGEVQVILDGRRSNSAQIVQGYIARILDSFNRDVAVRYGLPEPPSTLVVRNWFNPNLNNTWFTVPNLVGILSTVIGLVVTSLSVARERELGTFDQLLVTPLSTREILAGKTIPALILALLEGTLIVTVAVVGFRIPLHGSLLALYMSMAVFLSSIVGVGLFISSVAKTQQQAILGAFTFLVPAVALSGFATPVENMPEWLQYLSLGNPLRYFLVVVKGVFLKAMPVHMVWEQTWPMAVIAVANMAGAAWFFRRRLE, from the coding sequence ATGCTGGCGTCCCTGCATCGCGTGCGCGCGCTCATCATCAAGGAGATCCTGGCCCTGGTGCGCGACAAGCGCAGCCGCATCGTGCTCATCGCCCCGCCGACCATCCAACTGCTGGTCTTCTCCTTCGCGGCCTCGCTGGAGGTGCGCAACGTGAGCCTGGCCGTGCTCAACCAGGACACGGGAGCCTGGTCCACGGAGCTGGTGCAGCGCTTCGCCGGCTCCAGAACCTTCGACGACCTGCGCTTTCTGCGCGGCCAGCAGGAGATCGTCGAGGTCATGGACAGCCGCGAGGTTCTGGTCGTGTTGCATATCCCCCAGGATTTCTCGCGCGACATCGCCGCGGGCCGCACCGGAGAGGTGCAGGTCATCCTGGACGGCCGCCGCTCCAACTCGGCTCAGATCGTCCAGGGCTACATCGCGCGCATCCTGGACAGCTTCAATCGCGACGTGGCCGTGCGCTACGGCCTGCCCGAACCGCCGTCCACCCTGGTCGTGCGCAACTGGTTCAACCCCAATCTGAACAACACCTGGTTCACGGTGCCCAACCTGGTGGGCATCCTGAGCACGGTCATCGGCCTGGTGGTCACCTCGCTGTCCGTGGCCCGCGAGCGTGAGCTGGGCACTTTCGACCAGTTGCTGGTAACTCCGCTTTCCACCCGCGAGATTCTGGCCGGCAAGACCATCCCGGCGCTCATCCTGGCCCTACTCGAAGGCACGCTCATCGTCACCGTGGCCGTGGTGGGCTTCCGCATTCCCCTGCACGGGTCGCTGTTGGCCCTGTACATGAGCATGGCCGTGTTCCTGTCCTCCATCGTCGGCGTTGGGCTGTTCATCTCATCCGTGGCCAAGACGCAGCAGCAGGCCATTCTCGGCGCGTTCACTTTCCTGGTGCCGGCCGTGGCCCTGTCGGGCTTCGCCACGCCCGTGGAGAACATGCCCGAGTGGTTGCAATACCTGTCCCTGGGCAACCCGCTGCGCTACTTCCTGGTTGTCGTGAAGGGCGTGTTCCTCAAGGCCATGCCCGTGCATATGGTTTGGGAGCAGACCTGGCCCATGGCGGTGATCGCCGTGGCCAACATGGCCGGAGCGGCGTGGTTTTTCCGGAGAAGGCTGGAGTAG